The following is a genomic window from Rutidosis leptorrhynchoides isolate AG116_Rl617_1_P2 chromosome 8, CSIRO_AGI_Rlap_v1, whole genome shotgun sequence.
TGTTTCTTTTTACCCTAAAACTTCTTTTACCCATAATCTTACTTTGACTGTATTTTTCTAATCTTGTGAGCCTTACTAATTTGTCTACCAGTTATGCGATTGGTATTCATTAGAATATATTATTCTAACTTGCTGAAAGATacttgtttttttatttatttccttATCTATTTATTCTTTACTATTTGCTATCTTTTGCCTCACTAATTAGTATTGTTGTTTCCCCTACCTTTATTGTTGTTTCCCCTACCTGTTTATTATTGTAAAGCCTTTTAGGTGGTCTTTATTGTATTTTACTTTTTTGTTTTGAATTCTCCcaatttttattttctttatagGTTAATATAGACTCTACTAGCACTTATGATCACCTGAGGTCATGTCCTCCTAGATTAGGGGCGGATAGGACTAGAGGGGTTAGAGGGGGTAATAGGGTTGCTACCCCGGGTGGGATTAGAGTGGGGAGTTGGAATATAAGAACCTTGACGGGCAAGAGGATTGAGCTAGTTGATACATTTCTTAAGAGTAATGTAGACATAGGGTGtgttcaagagactagatggaagggtgAAGGGGCGGTAGATATTAAGGACTATAAGTTGTGGTACTCGGGTTCTAGGACAGCACAGAACGGGGTATGTATCTTTTTGGGTAAAGTACATAAGGATAATGTTGTTGACGTGGGTAGgtttagcgataggattatgtcggttagtcTAATTATTAAGGAAGAGACTTTCACGGTCATAAGCGCATACGCACCTCATACGGGTTTAAGTGATGCGGAAAAGAGGAGTTTTTGGGATTTGCTAGACGAGGTAGTGAGGGGGTGCCCAGCTGACATCGACTGATTATAGGGGGTGATCTGAATGGATACATAGGAGCGGAGGCAGAAGGTTACGAGGGAGCCCATGGGGGCTTTGGGTTTGGCCCTAGAAATGAAGAAGGGAGCTCAATCCTTGAGTTTGCCATTGCCCACGAGATGGTCGTAGCAAACTCTTTCTTCAAGAAGAGGGATGCTCAGTTAGCTACTTTTCATAGCGGGGGTCGTAGCACCCAGATTGACTTTTTGCTCCTCCGTAAAGGGGAACTTAGGACATGTAGGGACTGTAAGGTCCTTCCAGCATTGACGTGCTCCTCCCAGCATCGATTGTTGGTCATGGACCTAGTCACTCGGGGAAGAGATGGTAGGAGGGCCAGGGTTGTGCAACCTAGAATCCTTTAGAAGAACCTGCATGGAGCGAATGCAGAGACTTTTAGAGTGACTATTGCTGATAGATTGAGGGTAGAAGGGGATTATGTAGCCCCTACTGATGTAGACCAGATTTGGAACCGCATGGCGTCCACTATCAGAGATGTGGCAAAAGAGACCTTAGGGGTGGCAATAGGGACATCGAGAGCCCATAAGAGTAGTAGAGAATCGTGGTGGCTTAATGACGATGTCCAAACGAAAGTCGCGTTAAAACAGacgaggtttagggagctcattactTTTGGAGAAGGGACACCTGCAGAGAGAACTTGGATAGAAGAAagatataaagaagctaaaagagaagcaAAGAAGGCCGTAGCAATTGCAAAAGGCAAATCATATGAAGATTTATATAGGAAACTAAACTCTAAAGAGGGAGCTAATGACATATATAGGATAGCTAAAGCTAGGGAGCGAAGAAGTAGGGACTTGGTTAATGTCAAATTTATCAAGGATGAAGCGGGTCAAAGTATAGTGAAAGAAGACCTTATTAGGAATAGATGGGAGGAGTATTTTGCATCCCTCTTCGGTAGGGTAAGACCCGAGCGGAACGAGGAACTCCACGAGGTTTGTGAGTATCAAAACAACTATTTCTGCACGAGGATTAACCAGGAGGAAGTTAGATCGCCTCTACGAAAGATGggggagaaacaaagcagtaggaccagACCAAATTCCGATTGAGGCATGGAGGTGCCTAGGAGATGAAGGGGTTAGATGGCTGACAAACCTTTTCAACATGACGTTTAGAAGCGCAaagatgcctatggaatggagactcagtgaggttattcccatttacaagaaTAAGGGAGAAGCGCAAATATGTAGTAATTATAGAGGCATAAAGTTACTTAGTCATacaatgaagctttgggagagagtgattgagacgagGCTCCGACGTGAGATAAAGGTTTCAGAGAACCAGTTCAGTTTCATGCCAGGACGCTCATCGATGGAGGCAATCCACATcgttagaagccttatggagaagtatagggaaaaacaaaagaacctacacatggcgttcttagacttggaaaaggctTATGACTGTGTCCTGCGTGAGCTGATCTGGAAGACTCTTAATGTTAGgggtgtcccaagtagatatataagaacTATTAGAGATATGTATGAGGGGGCGAAGACTCGTGTACGTACGACGGTAGGAAACACTGAGTTTTTCCCAGTAGAGGTAGGTTTACATCAGGGATCCACCCTTAGCCCATATCTTTTCGCTTTGATTCTAGACGGACTGACTCAAAGGATATAAGATAACATCCCATGGTGCCT
Proteins encoded in this region:
- the LOC139864107 gene encoding uncharacterized protein encodes the protein MGVSAIIDHTAKRRRRITNWRHKIFSQVNIDSTSTYDHLRSCPPRLGADRTRGVRGGNRVATPGGIRVGSWNIRTLTGKRIELVDTFLKSNVDIGCVQETRWKGEGAVDIKDYKLWYSGSRTAQNGVCIFLGKVHKDNVVDVGRFSDRIMSVSLIIKEETFTVISAYAPHTGLSDAEKRRAEAEGYEGAHGGFGFGPRNEEGSSILEFAIAHEMVVANSFFKKRDAQLATFHSGGRSTQIDFLLLRKGELRTCRDCKVLPALTCSSQHRLLVMDLVTRGRDGRRARVVQPRIL
- the LOC139864108 gene encoding uncharacterized protein; amino-acid sequence: MASTIRDVAKETLGVAIGTSRAHKSSRESWWLNDDVQTKVALKQTRFRELITFGEGTPAERTWIEERYKEAKREAKKAVAIAKGKSYEDLYRKLNSKEGANDIYRIAKARERRSRDLVNVKFIKDEAGQSIVKEDLIRNRWEEYFASLFGRVRPERNEELHEVCEYQNNYFCTRINQEEVRSPLRKMGEKQSSRTRPNSD